GGGCATCGTTGCCAGCATCAGCGACCCGATCCCTACCGGTAACCGCCTTGAGCTATTCCTCGGCGCCGCCATTGGTGCGATCACCTTCTCAGGTTCGGTCATTGCCTTCGGCAAGCTCTCGGGCAAGTACAAGTTCCGCCTGTTCCAGGGCGCACCGGTACAGTTCAGCGGCCAGCACAAGCTGAACCTGGTCCTGGGCCTTGCCACCATTGGCCTGGGCCTGGTGTTCACCTTCACCGGCAGCTACAGCGCTTTCGCCCTGATGCTGATCCTGGCGTTCGTCATGGGCGTTCTGATCATCATCCCGATTGGCGGCGCCGACATGCCGGTGGTGGTGTCGATGCTCAACAGCTACTCGGGCTGGGCGGCAGCCGGTATCGGCTTCTCGCTGAACAACTCAATGCTGATCATCGCTGGCTCCCTGGTCGGTTCGTCTGGTGCGATCCTCTCGTACATCATGTGCAAGGCGATGAACCGTTCGTTCTTCAACGTGATCCTCGGCGGTTTCGGCGGCGCGACAGAAGCGGCCGGCCCGGCCGGTGCCAAGGAAGCCCGTCCGGTGAAATCCGGCTCGGCCGACGACGCCACCTTCCTGCTCAGCAACGCTGACACCGTGATCATCGTCCCCGGCTACGGCCTGGCGGTGGCCCGTGCCCAGCACGCGCTGAAAGAGCTGACCGAGAAGCTGACCCACAACGGCGTGACCGTGAAGTACGCGATCCACCCGGTGGCGGGGCGCATGCCCGGGCACATGAACGTACTGCTGGCCGAAGCCGAAGTGCCATACGACCAGGTGTTCGAGATGGACGACATCAACTCCGAGTTCGGCCAGGCTGACGTGGTGCTGGTGCTGGGCGCCAACGACGTGGTCAACCCGGCGGCGAAGAACGATCCGAAGTCGCCAATTGCCGGCATGCCGATCCTCGAGGCGTTCAAGGCCAAGACCATCATCGTCAACAAGCGCTCGATGGCCAGCGGCTACGCCGGCCTTGATAACGAGCTGTTCTACCTGGACAAGACCATGATGGTCTTCGGCGACGCCAAGAAGGTCATCGAAGACATGGTCAAAGCGGTC
This portion of the Pseudomonas sp. SORT22 genome encodes:
- a CDS encoding NAD(P)(+) transhydrogenase (Re/Si-specific) subunit beta — its product is MSMNLVTLLYLVASVCFIQALKGLSHPTTSRRGNLFGMLGMALAVITTVGLIYKLGAELATDGIGYVIVGLLIGGTAGSIMAKRVEMTKMPELVAFMHSMIGLAAVFIAIAAVVEPQSLGIVASISDPIPTGNRLELFLGAAIGAITFSGSVIAFGKLSGKYKFRLFQGAPVQFSGQHKLNLVLGLATIGLGLVFTFTGSYSAFALMLILAFVMGVLIIIPIGGADMPVVVSMLNSYSGWAAAGIGFSLNNSMLIIAGSLVGSSGAILSYIMCKAMNRSFFNVILGGFGGATEAAGPAGAKEARPVKSGSADDATFLLSNADTVIIVPGYGLAVARAQHALKELTEKLTHNGVTVKYAIHPVAGRMPGHMNVLLAEAEVPYDQVFEMDDINSEFGQADVVLVLGANDVVNPAAKNDPKSPIAGMPILEAFKAKTIIVNKRSMASGYAGLDNELFYLDKTMMVFGDAKKVIEDMVKAVE